In a genomic window of Halalkalicoccus sp. CG83:
- a CDS encoding nicotinamide-nucleotide adenylyltransferase — MRGFFPGRFQPFHRGHRQFVERIAADVDEVIIGVGSAQASHTGRNPFTAGERVSMIHRSLEKIDTTTYVIPIEDLDRYAVWPTHVQTLCPSFERVYTNNPLVGHVCREAGLDVRGVELLERDRYRGTDVRRRMVDGDPWHDRVPDATVERVREIDGVERLRRVVEHDRHAVDAPS, encoded by the coding sequence ATGCGGGGGTTCTTCCCGGGACGGTTCCAGCCGTTCCACCGCGGCCACCGCCAGTTCGTCGAGCGCATCGCGGCCGACGTCGACGAGGTCATCATCGGGGTCGGTAGCGCACAGGCGTCCCATACGGGTCGGAACCCGTTCACCGCGGGCGAGCGGGTGAGCATGATCCATCGGTCGCTCGAGAAGATCGACACGACGACGTACGTCATCCCGATCGAGGACCTCGATCGCTATGCGGTATGGCCCACCCACGTGCAGACGCTGTGTCCCAGCTTCGAGAGGGTCTACACGAACAATCCGCTGGTCGGACACGTCTGTCGGGAGGCCGGTCTGGACGTCCGCGGCGTCGAACTCCTCGAGCGGGATCGCTACCGCGGTACCGACGTCCGTCGCCGTATGGTCGACGGCGACCCGTGGCACGACCGCGTTCCCGACGCCACCGTGGAGCGCGTCAGGGAGATCGACGGCGTCGAGCGGCTTCGTCGCGTGGTCGAACACGACCGGCACGCGGTCGACGCCCCGTCCTGA
- a CDS encoding GTP-binding protein, which produces MTDAIPVTILSGALGAGKTTLLNHLLATTDRRVAVLVNDMGELNVDAELIAEGSDLAGGVTELSNGCICCELQDDLETEVMRLARSREFDHLVVESSGISEPAPVARLFTTDSKAAAVYAVDTLVTVVDAADFRARFAGEREPEYAETAEGETRPLSDLLLEQVECCDVLVLNKCDLLPEDELDEVEATLRGLQPSARIVRTRYGELDPAEILDTGRFDPERAGESAGWKRALEETDHGDEANRTHDGHDHRHPNEEYGIDSFVYRRRRPFDAERFAALLEALPAALVRAKGRFWVAGRPDAELRMSYGGRITRVEPAGRWIAALPEVERDLYRSNRPDLEWDDEWGDRRIELVFIGRELDDEALIERLDGCLVEEADGDTGPFPGAEDDPVEFESV; this is translated from the coding sequence ATGACCGACGCCATCCCCGTGACGATCCTCTCGGGGGCGTTAGGAGCCGGCAAGACCACGCTACTGAACCACCTCCTCGCCACCACCGACCGGCGAGTCGCCGTCCTCGTCAACGACATGGGTGAGCTCAACGTCGACGCCGAGCTGATCGCCGAGGGGAGCGACCTCGCCGGCGGCGTCACGGAGCTCTCGAACGGCTGTATCTGCTGTGAGCTCCAGGACGACCTCGAGACGGAGGTGATGCGGCTCGCGCGCTCCCGGGAGTTCGACCACCTCGTCGTCGAGTCCTCGGGCATCTCCGAGCCTGCTCCCGTCGCCCGGCTGTTCACCACGGACTCGAAGGCCGCCGCGGTCTACGCCGTCGACACGCTCGTGACCGTGGTCGACGCCGCCGACTTCCGCGCGCGTTTCGCGGGCGAACGGGAGCCCGAGTACGCCGAGACCGCCGAGGGGGAGACGCGTCCCCTCTCGGATCTGCTGCTCGAACAGGTCGAGTGCTGTGACGTACTCGTGCTCAACAAGTGCGACCTCCTCCCCGAGGACGAACTCGACGAGGTGGAGGCGACCCTCCGGGGGCTCCAGCCGAGCGCCCGGATCGTTCGGACGCGCTACGGAGAGCTCGATCCCGCCGAGATCCTCGACACCGGCCGGTTCGACCCCGAGCGCGCGGGCGAGTCGGCCGGGTGGAAGCGCGCGCTCGAGGAGACCGACCACGGGGACGAGGCGAACCGGACCCACGACGGGCACGATCACCGACATCCCAACGAGGAGTACGGGATCGACTCGTTCGTCTACCGGCGACGCCGGCCGTTCGACGCCGAGCGGTTCGCCGCCCTCCTCGAGGCACTCCCCGCGGCGCTCGTCCGCGCGAAGGGGCGGTTCTGGGTCGCGGGCCGGCCCGACGCGGAACTCCGCATGAGCTACGGGGGCCGGATCACGCGGGTCGAGCCCGCGGGCCGGTGGATCGCCGCCCTCCCGGAGGTCGAGCGCGACCTCTACCGGTCGAACCGACCCGACCTCGAGTGGGACGACGAGTGGGGCGACCGGCGAATCGAGCTCGTCTTCATCGGTCGCGAGCTCGACGACGAGGCGCTCATCGAGCGGCTGGACGGCTGTCTCGTCGAGGAGGCGGACGGCGACACCGGGCCGTTCCCCGGCGCCGAGGACGATCCCGTCGAGTTCGAGTCCGTCTGA
- a CDS encoding SRPBCC family protein has protein sequence MREVEVSRFLRATVPRIERALSPATLVEYEGSFTPREVIELDDGVRVIAGAGGLEIGLFFEEREDGYRYEQEGGAGPFEKMETTITYAPENEGVRVRMRSTVTLDLFPRRLTDRVAAWKREAELERALDALEAELG, from the coding sequence ATGCGCGAGGTCGAGGTCTCACGGTTCCTCCGGGCAACGGTGCCCCGGATCGAGCGCGCGCTCTCGCCGGCGACGCTGGTCGAGTACGAGGGGAGCTTCACCCCACGCGAGGTGATCGAACTCGACGACGGGGTCCGGGTGATCGCCGGCGCGGGCGGACTCGAGATCGGGCTGTTCTTCGAGGAGCGCGAGGACGGCTATCGCTACGAACAGGAGGGTGGCGCCGGGCCGTTCGAGAAGATGGAGACGACGATCACCTACGCGCCCGAGAACGAGGGCGTCAGGGTGCGGATGCGCTCGACGGTGACGCTCGATCTCTTCCCCCGGCGGCTCACGGACCGCGTCGCCGCCTGGAAGCGCGAGGCCGAACTCGAACGCGCGCTCGACGCGCTAGAAGCGGAGCTGGGCTGA
- a CDS encoding VOC family protein: protein MLSDTPGVHHVTAIAGDPQQNVDFYAGVLGLRFLKRTVNHEDRFAYHLYYGDGAGSTGSLVTFFPYPGDDGRVGKPQPSAVAFVVPEGSLDYWLDRLAARGAERTERFDERVVGVRDPDGTPIELIAGDVAGAPWTETVPEEAAIRAIHGATLLSANPYATAAILETLGFDLLAQEGDRVRYRAPGGHAGIVDLLDVESPFGREGPGTIHHVALLVGSEAELFEWHDLFRERDYDVSRVKDRHYYRSLYVREPGGILFELATEPSGLVSGPEAGRTLELPPWFEEDRGTIEAQLPPLSVPDRTTE from the coding sequence ATGCTGAGCGACACGCCCGGCGTCCACCACGTCACCGCGATCGCGGGCGACCCCCAGCAGAACGTCGACTTCTACGCCGGCGTGCTCGGGCTCCGGTTCCTGAAGCGTACGGTCAACCACGAGGACCGGTTCGCCTACCACCTCTACTACGGCGACGGCGCCGGCTCGACGGGGAGCCTCGTCACCTTCTTCCCCTACCCCGGCGACGACGGCCGCGTCGGTAAACCCCAGCCGAGCGCGGTGGCGTTCGTCGTCCCCGAGGGCTCGCTGGATTACTGGCTCGACCGTCTCGCGGCCCGCGGCGCCGAACGGACGGAGCGCTTCGACGAGCGGGTCGTCGGCGTTCGTGATCCCGACGGGACGCCGATCGAACTCATCGCCGGCGACGTGGCGGGAGCGCCGTGGACGGAGACGGTCCCGGAGGAGGCGGCGATCCGCGCGATCCACGGCGCCACGCTGCTCTCGGCGAATCCCTACGCCACCGCCGCTATCCTCGAGACGCTCGGGTTCGACCTCCTCGCACAGGAAGGCGACCGGGTTCGATATCGTGCGCCGGGCGGCCATGCGGGGATCGTGGATCTCCTCGACGTCGAGAGCCCGTTCGGCCGCGAGGGACCGGGAACGATCCACCACGTCGCGCTACTGGTCGGAAGCGAGGCGGAGCTGTTCGAGTGGCACGACCTCTTCCGGGAGCGTGATTACGACGTCTCGCGGGTGAAGGACCGCCACTACTACCGGTCGCTCTACGTCCGCGAACCCGGCGGGATCCTCTTCGAGCTGGCGACCGAGCCCTCCGGGCTCGTCTCGGGTCCGGAGGCCGGACGGACGCTCGAGCTGCCCCCCTGGTTCGAGGAGGACCGCGGGACCATCGAGGCGCAGTTGCCGCCGCTCTCGGTGCCGGATCGGACGACCGAGTGA
- a CDS encoding VOC family protein codes for MANTDDRLPPTTRVGRVTLRVNDLDRLVGFYRDVVGLAVLERDDDRATLGADDPLLELLADPDAPERGHEETGLFHAAFRVPSREALGDALGRIRGRWHFDGASDHLVSEALYLTDPEGNGIEIYRDRPRSEWPTTGDGRVEMDTRRLDTDAIADLGRGRRAVPDQTTVGHVHLEVSSLPAAHAFYVDGLGLGVRQEWSDAALFVAAGDYHHHVGLNTWNGRTTPAKGRGLERFELLVSSEEALEATRGRLEERGVEVAAGNAGLVVADPDGIELCLRVDSDGTSAC; via the coding sequence ATGGCGAACACGGACGATCGGTTACCGCCGACCACGCGCGTCGGTCGGGTGACGCTCCGCGTGAACGACCTCGACCGGCTGGTCGGCTTCTACCGGGACGTCGTCGGCCTCGCCGTCCTCGAACGCGACGACGATCGGGCGACGCTCGGCGCCGACGACCCCCTGCTCGAACTGCTCGCGGACCCCGACGCGCCCGAACGGGGCCACGAGGAGACGGGACTGTTCCACGCGGCGTTTCGCGTCCCCTCGCGCGAGGCGCTCGGCGACGCGCTCGGGCGGATCCGTGGGCGCTGGCACTTCGACGGCGCCTCCGACCATCTCGTGAGCGAGGCGCTCTACCTCACCGATCCGGAGGGAAACGGGATCGAGATCTACCGCGATCGACCCCGATCGGAGTGGCCGACGACGGGCGACGGTCGCGTCGAGATGGACACCCGGCGGCTCGACACGGACGCGATCGCCGATCTCGGACGCGGGAGGAGAGCGGTGCCGGACCAAACGACGGTCGGGCACGTTCACCTCGAGGTCTCCTCGCTGCCGGCGGCACACGCGTTCTACGTCGACGGGCTCGGACTGGGCGTTCGACAGGAGTGGAGCGACGCGGCGTTGTTCGTCGCCGCCGGCGACTACCACCACCACGTCGGGCTCAACACGTGGAACGGACGGACGACCCCCGCGAAGGGACGGGGCCTCGAGCGCTTCGAACTGCTCGTCTCCTCCGAAGAGGCGCTGGAGGCGACGCGAGGGCGCCTGGAGGAACGCGGCGTCGAGGTCGCCGCCGGGAACGCCGGCCTGGTGGTCGCCGATCCGGACGGGATCGAACTGTGCCTACGGGTCGACTCGGACGGTACGAGCGCATGCTGA
- a CDS encoding ArsA family ATPase, protein MAEHVFFGGKGGVGKTTVASAYALKCANAGLDTLVVSTDPAHSTGDVFDQEFGDEPRSVEGIENLRAMEIDPEHEVQEHLQETKRALGEQLSPAMASGIDLQIEMAHRTPGAYEAALLDRFVDVMREADCDRVVFDTSPTGATLRLLALPELLGKWIDQLAHKREKSIEYFEMAAIGNQEPRRIREGDPILARLRKRKERFEFAGDALDEASFYLVCNPDELSVRETERSIETHREYGLSVDGIVINRLTPEPDADEQGRGARFLREKVETERERVEYVENEFEPPVVAAIETRVREVKGSLLTEVAETLSVDPLRTA, encoded by the coding sequence ATGGCCGAGCACGTCTTCTTCGGAGGCAAGGGCGGCGTCGGCAAGACGACCGTCGCGAGCGCCTACGCGCTGAAGTGCGCGAACGCGGGTCTCGACACCCTGGTCGTCTCGACCGATCCCGCCCACAGCACGGGCGACGTCTTCGACCAGGAGTTCGGCGACGAGCCCCGATCGGTCGAGGGAATCGAGAACCTGCGGGCGATGGAGATCGACCCCGAACACGAGGTCCAGGAACACCTCCAGGAGACCAAGCGCGCGCTCGGCGAGCAGCTGAGTCCGGCGATGGCGAGCGGGATCGACCTCCAGATCGAGATGGCCCACCGGACGCCGGGCGCCTACGAGGCGGCGCTGCTGGATCGGTTCGTCGACGTGATGCGCGAGGCCGACTGCGACCGCGTCGTCTTCGACACCTCGCCGACGGGCGCGACCCTGCGACTGCTCGCGCTGCCGGAACTCCTGGGGAAGTGGATCGACCAGCTCGCACACAAGCGCGAGAAGAGCATCGAGTACTTCGAGATGGCCGCGATCGGCAACCAGGAGCCCCGGCGGATCCGCGAGGGCGACCCCATCCTCGCGCGCCTCCGGAAGCGAAAGGAGCGCTTCGAGTTCGCGGGCGACGCGCTGGACGAGGCGTCGTTCTACCTCGTCTGCAACCCCGACGAGCTCTCGGTGCGCGAGACCGAGCGCTCGATCGAGACCCACCGCGAGTACGGGCTGAGCGTCGACGGGATCGTGATCAACCGGCTCACCCCGGAGCCGGACGCCGACGAGCAGGGCCGCGGCGCACGCTTTCTCCGCGAGAAGGTCGAGACCGAGCGCGAACGCGTCGAGTACGTCGAGAACGAGTTCGAGCCGCCGGTCGTCGCCGCCATCGAGACGCGGGTCCGCGAGGTGAAGGGGTCGCTGCTCACGGAGGTCGCGGAGACGCTCTCGGTGGACCCGCTACGAACCGCGTGA